Genomic window (bacterium BMS3Abin02):
GTAGTGGCTTGGTCGCCACCGAGCATGGCGGCTGTCATTGCCACGATCTCGGCCTCGAACTTGGTGGCCGACGGCCAGATGTCCGCGTGGAGTGGGTTGGCCTGCGAGTGGAGTTCCACCACCCTGCTCAGGAAAGTGATGTAGTCGTCGTTCCCCTCGTACACGGCGCCGGAGGCGAACCCTTGCTGCCAAGCGACGCGTTCCCGACGAGCGAGATCCCCTAGTTCTGTCAGGAGTTCGGCTCGGTCCAGACCGGTGGCGGGGAGCCGCTGGTAGGCCGGGAATACGCCTCGGTAGGGTTTGACCGCCCCTTCCAGGCCGGAGACCAGCGTCTCGTACTCGGCCTCGATGCGGCGGCGGACCGGGGGAAGGCGCCGAAGACCACGGTAGGCCCACCCGGCGACCCGAGTGTTGATCCGTCCCAACGGTCCGGCCAGCAGTTTCTCCAGGTCCATGCTCTGTCCGCTCACTCCGTCCCGTTGAGTCGTGCGTAGATGCGTCGATTGGCTTTGTACAGGTTGAGATACTCCCGGTACAACCGGTCGTACACTGCCCGGTGATCCGGGTTGGGCCGGTAGGTGGCATTGATCTCGACCAGATCGGGGATGTCGTCGAGCTGAAGGTACCCGAGTTTCACCGCTGCCAGGAAGGTGACACCACGGAGCCCGGCCAGGATGGGATCCTTCACCTGGTGGATGGTGCGGTCGAGGACGTCGGCGTGAATCTGACACCAGACGTCAGAGTTGGCGCCGCCGCCCACCACTCGCATCTCGTCCATCCGATGCTTCGTGAAACTCTCGACGTATCCGAGCAGCCACCGTGAATTGAAAGCGACTCCTTCGAACACCGAGCGGATGAGATCCTCCTGAGTGGTCTCCAACGACTGGTTGAAGAACCCTGCCCGCACGTGGTGATCGTCCACCGGGGAACGCTCGCCGTTCAGCCACGGGGTGAAGATGACACCCCGGTTCCCCGCCGGGACTCTCTCGACGACTCGATCGAACCCTTCGTACACGTTCCCGGCGTTCGCATCACCGCGCAGACCGAGATTGTCGGCCAAGTAGTTGAGACAGGCGCCGGCGGACTCCTGCTCGTCCAAGAGGAGGTACCGGCCGGGAATCGCCGCAGGAACCGATCCGATCATGCGGATGATGTTGGTCTTCTTGAAGGGAACATGACAGAGGATCCAGGATGACGTGCCGAGGTAGAGGTGGCCCTGGTAGTCGCGCACGGCCCCGGAACCGATGGCAGCCGAGTGAAGGTCGGGAGTTCCCATCACGACGGGAGTGCCGGCGGAGAGACCCAGTTCACGGGCAACCTCGGGGAGCAGGGGACCGAGGATGTCGGTCGGGCTCCGCAAATCGGGCAGTTTTGCCCTGTCGATCCCCGACATCCGAACGAGTCCTTCGTCATAGTGCACCCGATCGATGTCACGATTGTCGGTCACGAAGTGGAGTCCGATCGAGTCATATCCGGCGGCGCTGACACCGGTCAGCCGCAGGTTCAGGTAGTCCTTCGGTTCCAGGAAAGCCGTCGCCGACTCATACAACTCGGACTGGTGATGCTTGAGGTAGAGGATGTGGGCGATCGGATCCTTGCCAGAATGACCGGGGGCCCCACCCGTCAACCGGAGCCACCGGTACACTTTGCCGAGGCCGAATCCAGAAACCGACACGGGCCCTCGGGTCAGCTCGGCGATCTCGGGGGCGCCACGCGAGTCCATCCAGATGATCGCGTTACCGAGATGACGTGAACCGTCGACAGGAACCGTTCCAGACCACTGGCTGGTGACTGCCACCGCGACGATGTCCTCACTCGAACTGTGGCTCTGTCCTACAACCCGCCGTGCGGCGGTGACCAACGCCCGCCACCAGTCGTCGGGGTCTTGTTCGGCACCGCCACCCGGCAGAAGTATGAGCGGAACCGGCTCGAAGCTCCAGTCCGCCACCCGCCCGGAGGTAGACACCAGGCCGACCTTGGGACCGGAGGTACCCAGGTCGATGGCGAGAACGAACCGTTCAGTCGACATGATCAGACACTAGCGACGGGAGAGGACGAGAGCGGCCGAGCGCGCTGACCGGAACGACATCCCCGTCCATCCGCTCAGCAGACATACGGCGATCTGAGAAACGCATCGTCTTACCCCGGCGCCGGGACCGCAGCGACCCGTGCTCGGCAGAGGCGCAGTCTGAGCCGCTTTCGACCGTTTCGACTCATCGGAACTGCCGAGCGACGTCACAGCTCACGCGGCCAGAGGAAACTCACCTGCCGGCACGCCGCCCAGGGTCAGGGGTGCAGTCCCCCTCCGACACCAATTACGCCAGGGGTTGCGGTCCTCGGGGCTGCTCTACGTTTGAGACTCGAACTGGCAGATTACCGCCCACACGTTGCCCGAAGTGCGCGTAGAGACGGGCGAGGTGGTAGCGATGGATCTGCATCGGGGCATCCTCGCGAAGATCGACCGGAGGATTCTGTCGGGCATCGGCAACGATGAACGTCGGATGGTCAGGATGTCGGTCGCACCGGCGATGTGGCCGATATGGCGGCGCTGCTGCATCGTGTCGGGACTGTCGAGGGGGCGGGTGGCCGTCGGATTGATCGCCCACGAGTTCGCCACGATCGTCAGCCCGGAAAGGGACGACAAGTGCGTGTTCGGCGCTGAGCCGGAAGGGAAGCTCGTCGCACATGGCAAGGAACCTCGATGCTCGAGATCGACGCCTCAACGGCCGGGACGGTCGCTCAGAACATCCGAGCAGCGGCTGAAGGCCGTAGCGGCTGATCAGGAGTGCAGCGATCACGACTCGCCTCCAGCTCCAAGGTCAGACGCAATGCGCGATCTCCCTGCGCCTCGGCTTCGAAGCAGAAGCGCTGTTATGGGATGTCGGGTCGCCGCATTTGGCGCCGCTCATGCATCAAGCTTGGCAAGCCAGGGTCTCAGATGAGCGTCGTTCTCGATGAGTCGGGTCATGTTGTTGCGGACCGTCGCGAGGAGTTCGTTTCGGATCACGCCTCGCACGTCAGAGAGTTCGTCGAGGATGTCACCGATGAGGGCGGGGTATCCCGTCTCGCCGGTCAGCCACCGTAGACCGCCTGGGTTGTCGGTCTCGGTAAGTAACCGGTCCGCGGGTATCGCGCGTGCCACGTCTCGTATGTGATCTGAACGGAGCACTTCGACTCCGACGCTGAACATGAGACCTGTCTCGATCAGTTGGCCGAGGATGTCGAGTGGACCTGAGTACCAGTGGATGATCCCTCGGTCGATGCCGGACCGGGCAAGATGGTCTGCTGTGTCCCGTTCGGCGCCGGTGCAGTGGACACTGACTATCTTGTCCTGGTCTCTGGCCAGGTCAAGCAACCTCTCGAACACCTGCCGCTGAGCCGGGTAGAGGCGCTCATCCTCGACGAAACGGTAGTCAAGCCCTATCTCGCCGATCATCGGACTGCGTTCGACACACCCGTCAAGATCATCGATCGCGTTCGCGTATCCAGGTGCCTCCCAAGGATGTACTCCGAAGGAAGGCACTACGAACTCGGATCGCGTTGCGATCTTCTCGGTTCTGACGAAAGACGGGACATCAATCGAAACGCCGAACGTGAGTATCCGTTGACGCTCGATCGTCTCGAGTACACCGACAAGTTCCTCGTCGGTGTACTTGTCCATGTGCGTATGAGCATCGACGTACACGGATCTCCTAGAGGGAAACGATCCGCCGCAACCCTACCTGCTCCCCCAATCCTCACACATGAGTGGGGATGCCGAAGGAAGAAGCTGGTACCTGGTTGGCGTGGATCGAGGACCTTTCAGTGAGCGTGTCCCTGCTGGCGCTTGCGGTCGCGCTGCTCGCGTTCCTCTTCGCGTCGGAGGTCGGCCTGCACGCGTTCCTCTTTGCGTCGGAGGTCGGCCTGCTCGCGTTCCTCTTCGCGTCGGAGGTCGGCCTGCTCGCGTTCCTCCATGCGCTCGCGCTCGTTGCGCTCGTGTTCTTCTTTGCGCTCGCGCTCGTAGCGCTCTGCGCTCTCCCGATCGGTTTCCACGCCACACTCCAGTGCTCGAATATCCACGTTACATCCTCTGTGAGGGTATCGCGTTCGGAGAGCCGGCGTCGCCACACCAATCGGCGTGAGAGCAAATTCCGACAATTCCTCCCGATCCGTTCTTGCGTGACTTGTGGCCGCCGGCAACTATCCGGCCGAAACGTCACGAGAACGGATCGGAAAGGTGCAGGGGGGCCTTCTCACCACCTGACCAGTCCGACCGTTGTCGACGACGGCTGGGTCCTCATCCACGGCGGATTCCTTGACGCAACACCACCGGACTTCGCCTCGAGGATTCGGGTGGACACCTTCGCGAAAGGTCAACCCGTGGCCGGGTTCCGCCGGGCACCGTGCGGACCAGCGAGATACCTATCCGTACATAGCGTCGATCTCGGCGGCGTAGTGATCTCTGACGACCTTGCGCCTCACCTTGAGCGTTGGCGTCAGCTCACCACGCTCGATCGACAACGGTTCATCGAGGATTGTGAACTTCTTGATCTGTCGTACGCGGGCAAGGTCCCTGTTTGTCTCATCGATCGCCGCCTGGACCGCATGCTCGACCGCTTCGGCGTCGAGACCCGACTCCTCGACGGCTTCCGCGTCGAGTGAGATCAGGACGGTGAGATAGGGGCGCAGGTCTCCGATCACGATGGCGTCGCCGATGATCGGGGCCGTCTTCAGCTCGATCTCGATGAGTGACGGGGTCACGTTCTCACCGCCCGAGGTGATGATGATGTCCTTCTTGCGATCGGTGATGAAGAGGAACCCGTCATCGTCGAGGTATCCGACATCGCCGGTGTGGAGGAAACCGTCCTCACCCAACGCCTCTGACGTCGCCTGTGGGTCATTCATGTACCCGAGGAAGTTGTTCGGACCGCGGGTGAGGATCTCGCCGTCCTCGGCAATCCTCAGTTCAACCTCCGGGAGAGCGGTGCCGACCGACCCGAATCTGTTCTTGGCCGGACGGTTGAACGCGCACAGACCCGTGCACTCGGAAAGGCCATAGACGTTGAGGATCTGCAGCCCGAGGCCTGCGAAGAACTCGGGGATCGTGATCGAGAGCGGCGCAGCGGCCGAGAATGCGAAACGAGCCTGATCGAGACCCATCGCTTCTTTCGCCTTCGAGTAGACGAGCCTGTCGAAGAGTCGGTACTGCAGGCGGAGCCAGGCACCCGGCGTCGCACCCCGGTTGATGGCGCCGACGTATCGTCTGCCGACGGTAAACGCCCGGTCTGCGAGTACCTTCTTGACGCCGGTGGCTTTGCTCACAGCTTCATTCACGCCGGCGAAGAACTTCTCCCAGACCCGAGGCACCGCGAAGAACACTGTTGGACGGACCTCCTTGATGGTCTCCGCGAGGCGCCTGATGTCCTTCTCGTAATAGACCACATGGCCGCTCACCGCGGGTGTGATCAGGGTTATGACCTGCTCGGCGATGTGCGAGAGGGGGAGATAGGAGATCACCCGGTCCTCGGGACCCACCGGGATGATGTCGATCAGGACCCTGGCCATGAAGGCGAGAGCCTCATGGGGCAGCACGACCGCCTTTGGTGGTCCGGTGGTGCCCGACGTGTAGAGGAGGGTCGCACCATCGCGCGAGCCGAGAGCGTCCAGCCTGGTGTCGACGGTTTCGTCGGAGATCTGACGTCCGCCTGCGATGAACTCGTCCCAGGTCATGACGCCATCGGCGTCGGTCGCGTCGTTGCCCATGAGCACGATATGGCGCAGACCAGGCAGCTCGGAACGCCTGATCAGGATCTTGTCCAGTTGCTCCAGATCCTGGACGAGGACCACAGGCGACCGGGAATGGTTGATGACGTATGCGCACTCCGTCGGTGTGTTCGTTGCATAGATTCCGGCCGGCATCGCGCCGATCGCCATGGCGGCGACATCGAAGATGACCCACTCGGGCTGGTTGGTCCCGAGGATGCAGACCGACATGCCCGGCTCGACACCGAGCGCGATCAGCCCTTTCGCGGCATCGCGAATCTGAGACACGTACTCGGCCCAACTCGTCGTCACCCATCGATCGCCGTCACGCACCGCGTACGCAGGCACACTGCCTCGTTCGGCCCCGGTCGTCAGAATCTTGTGGGCAATGCTCTCGAACGCCATGGCACCCTCCTTGCGCTCGCGGGCGGGTACCCATAACAGTACGCGTTCACCACTCGTTGGTGGCTCGATTTTGCTGTTGTCAAGGGTATTGGTAGCCCAGGCGGCCAGATGCAGTGTTCTTCAGTTGGAATCACGGGCAGGCAGGAGCCGGCGAGGTCATCGGTTCGGGTCGGCTGCCTCGACCTGTGCCGGGCGCAACTGCCGGCTGTCGAATCCTGGTTCACGCAGCGTCCCGCTCATCGGTGTCGGACACATCGAGGAGAGCTTGGCCTTGGCCTGTGAAGCATGGCTGATCGTTCTCCGTGCATCATTGGGAGCAGGTACTGTGAGAATGACGCAACCATCGGCCACGAGCCCCCGCAGTCTCGATGGTCGCCCGATGGTGACACGGAGTCAGCGAACAACGGGTCGGGGCCCGTCGCTGCAGTGTTGTCTCACGAGACCCAAGGGCCAAGGAGCCGGTACCAGACGAAACTCGGGGAGGTTCGGCCCGTCGAGGGAGCCGCGCTCGAATCGGTCGGCCTATCGCGTGAGCCCCGTCGGCGCGCGACCTTGCGGGGGATTCGGCTGTGTGTTTGGTGGGTCCCTGAGATTGTGATCGTCAAGCTGTCCAACTCGGGGCTCCGCACCGCTTCTGGCACAACGGAGGCTTCAGACATCTCATTGCTTCAGGTTCGGCGCGGTGTTGCCAGGGCGGTCCTCATGCCTGGCGGTCGTCGAGGCCGCCGGTGCGGACCCAGGCTCCGGTGGTGTCGACGGCGAGGGCCTCGCCTCCGATGCCGGCGACGAACTCGAG
Coding sequences:
- the xylB_1 gene encoding xylulose kinase, translating into MSTERFVLAIDLGTSGPKVGLVSTSGRVADWSFEPVPLILLPGGGAEQDPDDWWRALVTAARRVVGQSHSSSEDIVAVAVTSQWSGTVPVDGSRHLGNAIIWMDSRGAPEIAELTRGPVSVSGFGLGKVYRWLRLTGGAPGHSGKDPIAHILYLKHHQSELYESATAFLEPKDYLNLRLTGVSAAGYDSIGLHFVTDNRDIDRVHYDEGLVRMSGIDRAKLPDLRSPTDILGPLLPEVARELGLSAGTPVVMGTPDLHSAAIGSGAVRDYQGHLYLGTSSWILCHVPFKKTNIIRMIGSVPAAIPGRYLLLDEQESAGACLNYLADNLGLRGDANAGNVYEGFDRVVERVPAGNRGVIFTPWLNGERSPVDDHHVRAGFFNQSLETTQEDLIRSVFEGVAFNSRWLLGYVESFTKHRMDEMRVVGGGANSDVWCQIHADVLDRTIHQVKDPILAGLRGVTFLAAVKLGYLQLDDIPDLVEINATYRPNPDHRAVYDRLYREYLNLYKANRRIYARLNGTE
- the ycfH_1 gene encoding putative deoxyribonuclease YcfH, translating into MYVDAHTHMDKYTDEELVGVLETIERQRILTFGVSIDVPSFVRTEKIATRSEFVVPSFGVHPWEAPGYANAIDDLDGCVERSPMIGEIGLDYRFVEDERLYPAQRQVFERLLDLARDQDKIVSVHCTGAERDTADHLARSGIDRGIIHWYSGPLDILGQLIETGLMFSVGVEVLRSDHIRDVARAIPADRLLTETDNPGGLRWLTGETGYPALIGDILDELSDVRGVIRNELLATVRNNMTRLIENDAHLRPWLAKLDA
- a CDS encoding long-chain-fatty-acid--CoA ligase FadD15, with amino-acid sequence MAFESIAHKILTTGAERGSVPAYAVRDGDRWVTTSWAEYVSQIRDAAKGLIALGVEPGMSVCILGTNQPEWVIFDVAAMAIGAMPAGIYATNTPTECAYVINHSRSPVVLVQDLEQLDKILIRRSELPGLRHIVLMGNDATDADGVMTWDEFIAGGRQISDETVDTRLDALGSRDGATLLYTSGTTGPPKAVVLPHEALAFMARVLIDIIPVGPEDRVISYLPLSHIAEQVITLITPAVSGHVVYYEKDIRRLAETIKEVRPTVFFAVPRVWEKFFAGVNEAVSKATGVKKVLADRAFTVGRRYVGAINRGATPGAWLRLQYRLFDRLVYSKAKEAMGLDQARFAFSAAAPLSITIPEFFAGLGLQILNVYGLSECTGLCAFNRPAKNRFGSVGTALPEVELRIAEDGEILTRGPNNFLGYMNDPQATSEALGEDGFLHTGDVGYLDDDGFLFITDRKKDIIITSGGENVTPSLIEIELKTAPIIGDAIVIGDLRPYLTVLISLDAEAVEESGLDAEAVEHAVQAAIDETNRDLARVRQIKKFTILDEPLSIERGELTPTLKVRRKVVRDHYAAEIDAMYG